One Corvus cornix cornix isolate S_Up_H32 chromosome 10, ASM73873v5, whole genome shotgun sequence genomic region harbors:
- the WDR76 gene encoding WD repeat-containing protein 76 isoform X1, which translates to MALSQPGPQEPEEPSPHTRQQLQESVPSGHAEPHSPPQESPPAEAAEPRSPPQEPPPADSAEPRSPPQEPPPADSAERRPSAAPGLGRQLRVLLTPLPAAAWPRSQKRLLSPAGTRAPAGKRLCPEPDTGPRAPPGSPPGPSSAARGQDGLWDADSDGSDGGDAAPDGYSHLSAYERKRLKNITENAKFFAALKLHESAARLNQIATKRQSHVTKRRKPKKVEDETARRRSMRLLRVEPLDIPLLESPARPGAEEYPQVPVGPLPMVPEDQAENSKWTEALLSTWMRISELKADDADRGTPDIKRYQESLSSMVLSEENIRKVVKTRVCSMAIHPSESTILVAAGDKWGHVGLWNVSCRSEEGAHIFIPHSFQVSCMHFSPCNPAHLLSLSSDTLRCGDVTRAVFDEICRSEENFSSFDFLEDNASTSIVGRWDGGVAVVDRRTPGMSSELSADTGFRRIRTVHVHPVNKQYFLAAGSVDVCVFDVRYLKAKGNKPLSSLTGHTKSVASAYFSPVTGSRVVTVCADDKLRVYDTTSLSSTVTLLSSIRHNNNTGHWLSRFRAIWDPKQEHCFVVGSMAQPRQIQVFQDTGKLLHSFCNVDCLSSVCSINVVHPSQNILVGGNSSGRLHVFKD; encoded by the exons ATGGCGCTGTCCCAGCCCGGGCCGCAGGAGCCCGAGGAGCCGTCACCGCACACccggcagcagctgcag GAGTCCGTCCCGTCGGGCCACGCCGAGCCCCATTCGCCCCCGCAGGAGTCCCCCCCGGCGGAAGCCGCCGAGCCCCGTTCACCCCCACAGGAGCCCCCCCCGGCGGACTCCGCCGAGCCCCGTTCGCCCCCACAGGAGCCCCCCCCGGCGGACTCCGCCGAGCGCCGGCCGAGCGCGGCCCCGGGCCTGGGGCGGCAGCTGCGGGTGCTGCTGACGCCGCTGCCCGCGGCGGCCTGGCCGCGCTCCCAAAAGCGGCTGCTGAGCCCCGCGGGGACCCGCGCCCCGGCCGGCAAGAGGCTGTGCCCGGAGCCCGACACCGGCCCCAGAGCTCCCCCCGGCTCCCCGCCCGGCCCCAGCTCGGCTGCCCGCGGCCAGGATGGGCTGTGGGATGCGGACAGTGACGGCAGCGACGGGGGAGACGCGGCTCCG gaTGGATACTCCCACCTATCAGCCTACGAAAGGAAAAGACTAAAGaacattacagaaaatgctAAATTCTTTGCTGCTCTAAAGCTGCATGAG tCAGCTGCAAGACTTAACCAAATTGCAACTAAAAGGCAATCTCATGTCACCAAAAG GCGCAAGCCTAAAAAGGTGGAGGATGAAACAGCCCGGCGGCGATCCATGCGCCTGCTCCGAGTGGAGCCACTGGACATTCCATTGTTGGAGTCACCTGCCCggccaggagcagaggaataT CCTCAGGTTCCAGTCGGACCTTTGCCCATGGTTCCAGAGGATCAGGCAGAGAACAGTAAATGGACAGAGGCCTTGCTGAGCACGTGGATGAGGATAAGTGAG CTGAAAGCAGATGATGCTGACCGGGGCACACCTGACATAAAGAG GTACCAGGAGAGCCTGAGCAGCATGGTGCTGAGTGAGGAGAACATCAGGAAGGTGGTGAAAACCCGGGTGTGTTCCATGGCCATCCACCCTTCCGAAAGCACCATCCTTGTGGCAGCTGGAGACAAGTGGGGGCACGTTGGCCTCTGGAACGTG agctgcaggtctGAGGAAGGAGCCCACATCTTCATCCCCCACAGCTTCCAGGTCAGCTGCATGCACTTCTCTCCCTGCAACCCTGCTCACTTGCTGTCCCTCAGCAGTGACACTCTGCGCTGTGGGGATGTCACCAGGGCTGTCTTTGATGAG ATCTGCAGGAGTGAGGAAAACTTCTCCTCCTTTGACTTCCTGGAAGACAATGCCTCCACTTCCATAGTGGGTCGCTGGGACGGGGGCGTGGCTGTTGTGGACAGACGGACCCCAGGGATGTCGTCGGAGCTCTCTGCGGACACTGGCTTCAGGAGGATACGGACAGTCCACGTGCACCCTGTGAACAAACAGTatttcctggctgctggctcAGT GGATGTTTGTGTTTTCGATGTTCGGTACCTGAAGGCCAAGGGGAACAAGCCCCTGAGCTCTCTCACAGGACACACCAAAAGTGTGGCCTCGGCCTATTTCTCCCCTGTCACTGGGAGCAGGGTGGTGACAGTGTGTGCAGATGACAAGCTGAG GGTCTACGACACCACATCCTTGTCATCGACTGTCACATTGCTCAGCTCCATCAG ACACAACAACAACACGGGCCACTGGCTGAGCCGCTTCAGGGCCATCTGGGACCCCAAGCAGGAGCACTGCTTCGTGGTGGGCAGCatggcacagcccaggcagaTCCAGGTCTTCCAGGACACCGGGAAGTTGCTGCACTCCTTCTGCAATGTGGACTGCCTCAGCTCCGTGTGCTCCATTAACGTTGTCCACCCCAGCCAGAACATCCTGGTGGGGGGCAACTCCAGTGGCCGCCTTCACGTGTTCAAAGACTAG
- the FRMD5 gene encoding FERM domain-containing protein 5 isoform X1, translated as MLSRWMSGSSRNLDREYNCTVRLLDDSEYTCTIQRDAKGQYLFDLLCHHLNLLEKDYFGIRFVDPDKQRHWLEFTKSVVKQMRAQPPFTMCFRVKFYPTDPAALKEEITRYLVFLQIKRDLYHGRLLCKTSDAALLAAYILQAEIGDYDPGKHPEGYSSKFQFFPKHSEKLERKIAEIHKSELSGQTPATSELNFLRKAQTLETYGVDPHPCKDVSGNAAFLAFTPFGFVVLQGNKRVHFIKWNEVTKMKFEGKTFYLYVSQKEEKKIVLTYFAPTPEACKHLWKCGIENQAFYKLEKSSQVRTVSSSNLFFKGSRFRYSGRVAKEVMESSAKIKREPPEIHRAGLVPSRSCPSITHGPRLSSVPRTRRRAVHISIMEGLESLRDSAHSTPVRSASHGDAFAGPGRSGRAESSERVAVIADESYSPADSVLPTPVAEHSLELMLLSRQANGAPCSIEEEKESEAGTPAAEVEGELRALCPGAGGLGPAQAQQVNKFVLSVLRLLLVTVGLLFVLLLLLIVLTESDLDTAFFRDIRQTPEFEQFHYQYFCPLRRWFACKLRAVVNLLIDT; from the exons AGAGATGCCAAGGGCCAGTACCTGTTTGACCTTCTCTGCCACCACCTGAACCTGCTGGAGAAGGATTACTTCGGCATCCGGTTTGTGGATCCCGACAAGCAAAGG cattGGCTGGAGTTTACCAAGTCAGTTGTGAAGCAGATGCGGG CCCAGCCTCCCTTCACCATGTGCTTCCGTGTCAAGTTTTACCCCACGGACCCCGCAGCGCTGAAGGAGGAGATCACCAG gTACTTGGTCTTCCTGCAGATCAAAAGGGATCTGTACCACGGGCGGCTCCTGTGCAAGACGTCGGACGCCGCATTGCTGGCTGCCTACATCCTGCAGG CTGAGATTGGGGACTACGACCCAGGGAAGCACCCAGAAGGCTACAGCTCCAAGTTCCAGTTCTTCCCCAAACACTCagagaagctggagaggaaAATTGCGGAGATCCACAAGTCGGAGCTGAG TGGGCAGACACCAGCTACTTCAGAGCTGAATTTTCTCAGGAAAGCCCAGACTCTGGAGACCTACGGGGTTGACCCACACCCGTGCAAG GACGTGTCCGGGAACGCGGCGTTCCTGGCCTTCACTCCCTTCGGCTTCGTCGTTCTGCAGGGAAACAAGAGAGTTCACTTCATCAAGTG GAATGAGGTGACCAAGATGAAATTCGAAGGGAAGACTTTCTATCTGTATGTAAGTCAGAAGGAG gagaagaaaattgTTCTCACCTATTTTGCCCCGACACCAGAAGCTTGCAAACACCTCTGGAAGTGTGGGATCGAGAACCAGGCTTTCTACAA GTTGGAGAAGTCGAGCCAGGTGCGGACGGTGTCCAGCAGCAACCTGTTCTTCAAGGGCAGCCGGTTCCGGTACAG CGGCCGCGTCGCCAAGGAGGTGATGGAGTCCAGCGCCAAGATCAAGAGGGAGCCCCCCGAGATTCACCG ggctgggctggtgccGAGCCGGAGCTGCCCCTCCATCACACACGGCCCCCGGCTGAGCAGCGTGCCCCGCACCCGGCGGAGAGCCGTCCACATCTCCATCATGGAAG GCCTGGAGTCCCTCCGTGACAGCGCCCACTCGACCCCGGTACGCTCGGCCTCCCACGGCGACGCCTTCGCAGGCCCCGGCCGGAGCGGCCGCGCCGAGAGCAGCGAGCGGGTGGCCGTGATCGCCGATGAGAGCTACAGCCCCGCAGACAGCGTGCTGCCCACGCCTGTGGCCGagcacagcctggagctgaTGCTGCTGTCGCGCCAGGCCAACGGGGCCCCGTGCAGCATCGAGGAGGAGAAGGAGTCGGAGGCAGGCACGCCGGCGGCGGAAGTGGAGGGCGAGCTGCGGGCACTGTGTCCGGGCGCCGGTGGCCTGGGGCCAGCACAGGCCCAACAGGTGAATAAGTTTGTTTTAAGTGTCCTCCGTTTGCTCCTTGTGACAGTTGGACTCCTCTTTGTTTTGCTCCTCCTCCTGATCGTCCTTACCGAGTCCGACCTTGACACTGCCTTTTTCCGTGATATCCGCCAGACCCCAGAGTTCGAGCAGTTCCATTACCAATACTTTTGTCCCCTCAGGCGATGGTTTGCCTGCAAGCTCCGCGCCGTGGTAAACCTGCTCATTGACACCTGA
- the FRMD5 gene encoding FERM domain-containing protein 5 isoform X2, which yields MLSRWMSGSSRNLDREYNCTVRLLDDSEYTCTIQRDAKGQYLFDLLCHHLNLLEKDYFGIRFVDPDKQRHWLEFTKSVVKQMRAQPPFTMCFRVKFYPTDPAALKEEITRYLVFLQIKRDLYHGRLLCKTSDAALLAAYILQAEIGDYDPGKHPEGYSSKFQFFPKHSEKLERKIAEIHKSELSGQTPATSELNFLRKAQTLETYGVDPHPCKDVSGNAAFLAFTPFGFVVLQGNKRVHFIKWNEVTKMKFEGKTFYLYVSQKEEKKIVLTYFAPTPEACKHLWKCGIENQAFYKLEKSSQVRTVSSSNLFFKGSRFRYSGRVAKEVMESSAKIKREPPEIHRAGLVPSRSCPSITHGPRLSSVPRTRRRAVHISIMEGLESLRDSAHSTPVRSASHGDAFAGPGRSGRAESSERVAVIADESYSPADSVLPTPVAEHSLELMLLSRQANGAPCSIEEEKESEAGTPAAEVEGELRALCPGAGGLGPAQAQQAMVCLQAPRRGKPAH from the exons AGAGATGCCAAGGGCCAGTACCTGTTTGACCTTCTCTGCCACCACCTGAACCTGCTGGAGAAGGATTACTTCGGCATCCGGTTTGTGGATCCCGACAAGCAAAGG cattGGCTGGAGTTTACCAAGTCAGTTGTGAAGCAGATGCGGG CCCAGCCTCCCTTCACCATGTGCTTCCGTGTCAAGTTTTACCCCACGGACCCCGCAGCGCTGAAGGAGGAGATCACCAG gTACTTGGTCTTCCTGCAGATCAAAAGGGATCTGTACCACGGGCGGCTCCTGTGCAAGACGTCGGACGCCGCATTGCTGGCTGCCTACATCCTGCAGG CTGAGATTGGGGACTACGACCCAGGGAAGCACCCAGAAGGCTACAGCTCCAAGTTCCAGTTCTTCCCCAAACACTCagagaagctggagaggaaAATTGCGGAGATCCACAAGTCGGAGCTGAG TGGGCAGACACCAGCTACTTCAGAGCTGAATTTTCTCAGGAAAGCCCAGACTCTGGAGACCTACGGGGTTGACCCACACCCGTGCAAG GACGTGTCCGGGAACGCGGCGTTCCTGGCCTTCACTCCCTTCGGCTTCGTCGTTCTGCAGGGAAACAAGAGAGTTCACTTCATCAAGTG GAATGAGGTGACCAAGATGAAATTCGAAGGGAAGACTTTCTATCTGTATGTAAGTCAGAAGGAG gagaagaaaattgTTCTCACCTATTTTGCCCCGACACCAGAAGCTTGCAAACACCTCTGGAAGTGTGGGATCGAGAACCAGGCTTTCTACAA GTTGGAGAAGTCGAGCCAGGTGCGGACGGTGTCCAGCAGCAACCTGTTCTTCAAGGGCAGCCGGTTCCGGTACAG CGGCCGCGTCGCCAAGGAGGTGATGGAGTCCAGCGCCAAGATCAAGAGGGAGCCCCCCGAGATTCACCG ggctgggctggtgccGAGCCGGAGCTGCCCCTCCATCACACACGGCCCCCGGCTGAGCAGCGTGCCCCGCACCCGGCGGAGAGCCGTCCACATCTCCATCATGGAAG GCCTGGAGTCCCTCCGTGACAGCGCCCACTCGACCCCGGTACGCTCGGCCTCCCACGGCGACGCCTTCGCAGGCCCCGGCCGGAGCGGCCGCGCCGAGAGCAGCGAGCGGGTGGCCGTGATCGCCGATGAGAGCTACAGCCCCGCAGACAGCGTGCTGCCCACGCCTGTGGCCGagcacagcctggagctgaTGCTGCTGTCGCGCCAGGCCAACGGGGCCCCGTGCAGCATCGAGGAGGAGAAGGAGTCGGAGGCAGGCACGCCGGCGGCGGAAGTGGAGGGCGAGCTGCGGGCACTGTGTCCGGGCGCCGGTGGCCTGGGGCCAGCACAGGCCCAACAG GCGATGGTTTGCCTGCAAGCTCCGCGCCGTGGTAAACCTGCTCATTGA
- the WDR76 gene encoding WD repeat-containing protein 76 isoform X2, translated as MALSQPGPQEPEEPSPHTRQQLQESVPSGHAEPHSPPQESPPAEAAEPRSPPQEPPPADSAEPRSPPQEPPPADSAERRPSAAPGLGRQLRVLLTPLPAAAWPRSQKRLLSPAGTRAPAGKRLCPEPDTGPRAPPGSPPGPSSAARGQDGLWDADSDGSDGGDAAPDGYSHLSAYERKRLKNITENAKFFAALKLHESAARLNQIATKRQSHVTKRRKPKKVEDETARRRSMRLLRVEPLDIPLLESPARPGAEEYPQVPVGPLPMVPEDQAENSKWTEALLSTWMRISELKADDADRGTPDIKRYQESLSSMVLSEENIRKVVKTRVCSMAIHPSESTILVAAGDKWGHVGLWNVICRSEENFSSFDFLEDNASTSIVGRWDGGVAVVDRRTPGMSSELSADTGFRRIRTVHVHPVNKQYFLAAGSVDVCVFDVRYLKAKGNKPLSSLTGHTKSVASAYFSPVTGSRVVTVCADDKLRVYDTTSLSSTVTLLSSIRHNNNTGHWLSRFRAIWDPKQEHCFVVGSMAQPRQIQVFQDTGKLLHSFCNVDCLSSVCSINVVHPSQNILVGGNSSGRLHVFKD; from the exons ATGGCGCTGTCCCAGCCCGGGCCGCAGGAGCCCGAGGAGCCGTCACCGCACACccggcagcagctgcag GAGTCCGTCCCGTCGGGCCACGCCGAGCCCCATTCGCCCCCGCAGGAGTCCCCCCCGGCGGAAGCCGCCGAGCCCCGTTCACCCCCACAGGAGCCCCCCCCGGCGGACTCCGCCGAGCCCCGTTCGCCCCCACAGGAGCCCCCCCCGGCGGACTCCGCCGAGCGCCGGCCGAGCGCGGCCCCGGGCCTGGGGCGGCAGCTGCGGGTGCTGCTGACGCCGCTGCCCGCGGCGGCCTGGCCGCGCTCCCAAAAGCGGCTGCTGAGCCCCGCGGGGACCCGCGCCCCGGCCGGCAAGAGGCTGTGCCCGGAGCCCGACACCGGCCCCAGAGCTCCCCCCGGCTCCCCGCCCGGCCCCAGCTCGGCTGCCCGCGGCCAGGATGGGCTGTGGGATGCGGACAGTGACGGCAGCGACGGGGGAGACGCGGCTCCG gaTGGATACTCCCACCTATCAGCCTACGAAAGGAAAAGACTAAAGaacattacagaaaatgctAAATTCTTTGCTGCTCTAAAGCTGCATGAG tCAGCTGCAAGACTTAACCAAATTGCAACTAAAAGGCAATCTCATGTCACCAAAAG GCGCAAGCCTAAAAAGGTGGAGGATGAAACAGCCCGGCGGCGATCCATGCGCCTGCTCCGAGTGGAGCCACTGGACATTCCATTGTTGGAGTCACCTGCCCggccaggagcagaggaataT CCTCAGGTTCCAGTCGGACCTTTGCCCATGGTTCCAGAGGATCAGGCAGAGAACAGTAAATGGACAGAGGCCTTGCTGAGCACGTGGATGAGGATAAGTGAG CTGAAAGCAGATGATGCTGACCGGGGCACACCTGACATAAAGAG GTACCAGGAGAGCCTGAGCAGCATGGTGCTGAGTGAGGAGAACATCAGGAAGGTGGTGAAAACCCGGGTGTGTTCCATGGCCATCCACCCTTCCGAAAGCACCATCCTTGTGGCAGCTGGAGACAAGTGGGGGCACGTTGGCCTCTGGAACGTG ATCTGCAGGAGTGAGGAAAACTTCTCCTCCTTTGACTTCCTGGAAGACAATGCCTCCACTTCCATAGTGGGTCGCTGGGACGGGGGCGTGGCTGTTGTGGACAGACGGACCCCAGGGATGTCGTCGGAGCTCTCTGCGGACACTGGCTTCAGGAGGATACGGACAGTCCACGTGCACCCTGTGAACAAACAGTatttcctggctgctggctcAGT GGATGTTTGTGTTTTCGATGTTCGGTACCTGAAGGCCAAGGGGAACAAGCCCCTGAGCTCTCTCACAGGACACACCAAAAGTGTGGCCTCGGCCTATTTCTCCCCTGTCACTGGGAGCAGGGTGGTGACAGTGTGTGCAGATGACAAGCTGAG GGTCTACGACACCACATCCTTGTCATCGACTGTCACATTGCTCAGCTCCATCAG ACACAACAACAACACGGGCCACTGGCTGAGCCGCTTCAGGGCCATCTGGGACCCCAAGCAGGAGCACTGCTTCGTGGTGGGCAGCatggcacagcccaggcagaTCCAGGTCTTCCAGGACACCGGGAAGTTGCTGCACTCCTTCTGCAATGTGGACTGCCTCAGCTCCGTGTGCTCCATTAACGTTGTCCACCCCAGCCAGAACATCCTGGTGGGGGGCAACTCCAGTGGCCGCCTTCACGTGTTCAAAGACTAG